Proteins encoded together in one Oenanthe melanoleuca isolate GR-GAL-2019-014 chromosome 7, OMel1.0, whole genome shotgun sequence window:
- the LOC130255472 gene encoding sodium channel protein type 2 subunit alpha-like isoform X12, which produces MARAMLVPPGPDSFFYFTEESLAAIEKRIADEKFHCHPEEPTDDAGHEENSPEPNNDLEAGKTLPFIYGDIPPGMVSEPLEDLDPYYINKKTFIVLDGAKTIHRFSATPALYLLSPFNITRRLAIKILVHSYPFQVVIMLTILANCVFMTWRNLPEWAKNVEYTFTGIYTFEFLVKVFARGFCINDFTCLRDPWNWLDFVVISFAYVTEFVDLGNVSALRTFRVLRVLKTVSVIPGLKTIVGALIQSVKKLSDVMILTVFCLSVFALIGLQLFMGNLKNKCLFWPSVNSTAFKKYVVPYFNGTEFDWTAYINEESHFYRPGGAKDFLLCGNSTDAGKCPEEFICVKAGKNPNYGYTSFDTFSWAFLSLFRLMTQDYWENLYQLTLRAVGKSYMIFFVVVIFLGSFYLINLILAVVAMAYEEQNQATIVEAEQREADIKLTLEQLRKQQEEAQAIAAAAVEMTEYSCESGNAAPSDSSSDASKLSSKSAKERRNRRKKRRQRELSGEEDDMKDEKLPKSESDGSIKRKSFRFSFDGNRLTYGKPFTSPHQSSLSVHGSLFSPRPSSRTSLFSFIDDGREKGSENDFADDEHSMFEDTSSRRGSLFVPRRHGERRSSNISQASSTTTEIETKNRRTSSYQIPMELLEDPDLRERAMSLADVITNRMEELEGSRKKCPPCWDKFAHTFLIWACCEPWLKVKSVVEFIVMDPFVDLAVTVCIVLNTLFMAMEHYPMTDQFAAVLTIGNLVFTGIFAAEMVLKIIAMHPFNYFQVGWNIFDSFIVTLSLVELFLSNVDGLSVLRSFRLLRVFKLAKSWPTLNMLIKIIGNSVGALGNLTLVLAIIVFIFAVVGMQLFGKRYKECVCKISSDCELPRWHMHDFFHSFLIVFRVLCGEWIETMWDCMEVADQAMCLIVFMMVMVIGNLVVLNLFLALLLSSFSSDNLTATDNDNEMNNLQIAVARIQKGIDHVKKKAGECVRKSCLGKQAAVNQRTATDQLRDERKYGISNCTTTELMIDANYGKNENGMATLIGGNDYASFINNPSLTVTVPIAVGESDFEHLNTEEFSSDSDLDESKEKVDFSSSSEGSTVNLAVFGEEKSETESEKASELQACFTEGCVQKFKCCKGNRDSTQGRIWWNLRKTCYKIVEHNWFESFIVFMILLSSGALAFEDIYIEKHKTVKILLDYADKIFTYVFILEMVLKWVAYGFQTYFTNAWCWLDFLIVDVSLVSLVATALGFSEFGAIKSLRTLRALRPLRALSRFEGMRVVVNALTGAIPSIMNVLLVCLTFWLIFSIMGVNLFAGKFYHCVNTTNDEMFTPQQVSNRSMCEDMSRSTGGVRWRNVKVNFDNVAIGYLSLLQVATFKGWMEIMYAAVDSTEVKKQPKYEDNLYMYLYFVAFIVFGSFFTLNLFIGVIIDNFNQQKKKLGGQDIFMTEEQKKYYNAMKKLGSKKPQKPIPRPVNKLQGLMFDIVTQQAFDITVMVLICLNMITMMIETDDQTELMQNILYWINLVFVVIFTGECVFKIFSLRYYYFTIGWNIFDFVVVILSIIGMFLAEVIEKYFVSPTLFRVVRLARIGRILRLIKGAKGIRTLLFALMMSLPALFNIGLLLFLVMFIYAIFGMSNFAYVKKEDGIDDMFNFETFGNSMICLFQITTSAGWNNLLNPILNSGEPDCNPNKTHPGSSVKGDCGNPSVGIFFFVSYIIISFLVVVNMYIAVILENFSVATEESAEPLGEDDFEMFYEVWEKYDPGATQFIEYSKLSDFAASLDPPLHIPKPNKVELIAMDLPVVSGDRIHCLDILFAFTKRVLGESGEMDALRIQMEDRFMASNPSKASYEPITTTLKRKQEEISATIIQRAYRRHLLRQSVKKLSFMYQKDGGDQLIKKDMIVGKLSENSSPEKMDMSASTTAPPSYDSVTKPEKEKYEDDKSEKEDKGKDRRGKKK; this is translated from the exons acatttatAGTACTGGATGGAGCGAAGACAATCCACAGGTTCAGTGCCACACCTGCCTTGTACCTTTTATCTCCTTTCAATATCACTAGAAGACTAGCTATTAAGATTTTGGTTCATTCATATCCTTTTCAAGTG GTCATTATGCTCACTATTTTGGCAAATTGTGTATTTATGACATGGAGGAATCTCCCAGAATGGGCGAAGAATGTAGA GTACACTTTCACTGGAATTTATACTTTTGAATTTCTAGTAAAAGTCTTTGCAAGAGGCTTCTGTATAAATGATTTTACTTGCCTTCGTGACCCCTGGAACTGGCTTGATTTTGTTGTCATTTCCTTTGC ATATGTGACAGAGTTTGTGGACCTGGGCAATGTCTCAGCGTTGAGAACATTCAGAGTTCTCCGAGTTTTGAAAACAGTGTCAGTCATTCCAG GCTTGAAGACTATTGTTGGAGCCTTAATTCAGTCAGTGAAGAAGCTCTCGGATGTGATGATCCTGACTGTGTTTTGCCTGAGCGTATTTGCGCTGATAGGGCTGCAGCTGTTTATGGGCAACTTGAAGAATAAATGCCTGTTCTGGCCATCAGTAAATtcaacagcttttaaaaaatacgTAGTTCCATACTTTAATGGTACAGAATTTGATTGGACAGCGTACATTAATGAAGAAA gtcATTTCTATCGTCCAGGAGGAGCAAaggattttttgctttgtggCAATAGCACAGATGCAGG TAAATGCCCAGAAGAGTTTATCTGTGTGAAAGCTGGTAAAAACCCTAACTATGGATATACTAGCTTTGACACATTCAGCTGGGCTTTCTTGTCACTGTTCCGACTGATGACACAGGACTATTGGGAAAATCTTTATCAGTTG ACACTACGAGCTGTTGGCAAATCATACATGATATTTTTTGTTGTGGTGATTTTTCTGGGTTCCTTCTATTTGATTAACTTGATTTTGGCTGTGGTGGCCATGGCCTATGAAGAGCAAAACCAGGCAACTATTGttgaagcagagcagagggaggcagaCATTAAGCTGACACTTGAACAACTGCGGAAGCAGCAAGAAGAAGCTCAG GCAATAGCAGCAGCTGCAGTAGAGATGACTGAGTACAGCTGTGAAAGTGGGAATGCTGCACCCTCAGATAGTTCTTCAGATGCATCCAAACTTAGCTCAAAAAGTgccaaagaaaggagaaatagaaggaagaaaagaaggcaGAGAGAGCTCTCTGGAGAAGAGGATGACATGAAGGATGAAAAGCTTCCAAAATCTGAATCAGATGGCAGTATCAAAAGGAAAAGTTTCCGTTTTTCTTTTGATGGGAACAGACTAACTTATGGGAAGCCATTTACATCACCTCACCAG TCTTCGCTGAGTGTTCATGGCTCCCTGTTTTCTCCCAGGCCTAGTAGCAGAACAAGTCTTTTCAGTTTTATAGACGATGGAAGAGAGAAAGGGTCTGAGAATGACTTTGCTGACGATGAGCACAGCATGTTTGAGGATACCTCGAGCAGAAGAGGCTCTCTGTTTGTGCCGCGCAGGCACGGCGAACGGCGCAGCAGTAACATTAGCCAGGCCAGTAG caCTAccacagaaatagaaacaaaaaacagacGTACAAGTTCGTATCAAATACCAATGGAGTTGCTGGAGGATCCTGATTTAAGGGAAAGGGCCATGAGTCTAGCTGATGTTATCACAAATAGAATGGAAG aacTTGAAGGATCCAGAAAAAAATGTCCACCTTGCTGGGATAAGTTTGCCCACACTTTCTTAATTTGGGCGTGTTGTGAGCCCTGGTTGAAAGTAAAGAGTGTAGTTGAATTCATTGTAATGGATCCATTTGTCGATCTGGCTGTCACTGTTTGCATAGTTTTAAACACACTATTTATGGCCATGGAACATTATCCAATGACTGATCAATTTGCTGCTGTACTTACAATAGGAAATCTG gtttttaCTGGAatttttgcagcagaaatggTTCTCAAGATAATTGCCATGCAtccttttaattatttccaAGTTGGCTGGAATATTTTTGATAGTTTTATAGTTACTCTTAGTTTGGTGGAACTCTTTTTGTCAAACGTGGATGGATTATCCGTTCTCCGATCATTCCGACTG ttgcGAGTTTTCAAATTGGCAAAATCTTGGCCAACCCTAAATATGCTGATTAAGATTATTGGCAACTCAGTGGGGGCTCTGGGGAACCTGACCCTGGTGCTGGCCATCATTGTGTTCATTTTCGCTGTGGTTGGGATGCAGCTGTTTGGGAAAAGGTACAAGGAATGTGTCTGCAAGATCTCCAGTGACTGTGAACTTCCTCGCTGGCACATGCACGACTTTTTCCACTCTTTCCTGATTGTATTCCGAGTGCTGTGTGGAGAATGGATAGAAACAATGTGGGACTGCATGGAGGTTGCAGACCAAGCCATGTGCCTTATTGTTTTCATGATGGTCATGGTGATTGGAAACCTAGTG gtaTTGAATCTTTTTCTGGCCTTGTTGCTGAGCTCGTTTAGTTCAGACAACCTTACTGCTACAGACAATGATAATGAAATGAACAACTTGCAGATTGCTGTTGCAAGAATTCAGAAGGGAATAGATcatgtgaagaaaaaagcagGTGAATGTGTCCGAAAGTCTTGTTTGGGAAAACAAGCTGCTGTAAATCAAAGAACAGCAACAGATCAGTTGCGTGATGAGAGAAAGTATGGCATTTCCAACTGTACCACCACTGAACTAATGATAGATGcaaattatggaaaaaatgaaaatggaatgGCCACTCTTATAGGTGGAAATGATTATGCATCATTCATAAACAACCCAAGCCTTACTGTTACAGTACCAATAGCTGTTGGAGAATCTGATTTTGAGCATCTGAATACAGAAGAGTTTAGCAGTGACTCAGATTTGGATGAAAGCAAGGAg aaggtAGATTTTTCCAGCTCGTCAGAAGGAAGTACAGTTAATTTAGCTGtctttggagaagaaaaaagtgaaactGAATCAGAAAAAGCATCAGAGCTACAGGCATGCTTTACAGAAG GCTGTGTACAGAAGTTTAAATGCTGTAAAGGCAATAGGGACAGCACACAAGGAAGAATCTGGTGGAATCTTCGGAAAACCTGTTACAAGATAGTAGAGCACAACTGGTTTGAATCATTCATTGTCTTCATGATTCTTCTCAGCAGTGGTGCTCTG GCTTTTGAAGATATATATATTGAAAAGCACAAGACTGTAAAAATCCTGCTGGACTATGCTGATAAAATCTTTACTTATGTCTTTATTCTGGAAATGGTGCTAAAATGGGTTGCCTATGGTTTTCAGACTTACTTCACTAATGCTTGGTGCTGGCTGGACTTCCTGATTGTCGAT GTCTCGTTGGTTAGCTTAGTAGCTACTGCTCTTGGTTTCTCAGAATTTGGTGCAATTAAATCCCTCCGAACATTAAGAGCTTTGAGACCTCTAAGAGCTTTGTCACGTTTTGAAGGCATGAgg GTGGTTGTGAATGCTCTTACTGGAGCAATCCCATCCATCATGAACGTACTTCTGGTTTGTCTTACATTCTGGCTAATTTTCAGCATCATGGGAGTAAATCTGTTTGCTGGCAAGTTCTATCACTGTGTTAACACCACAAATGATGAGATGTTCACACCACAGCAAGTCAGTAATAGAAGTATGTGTGAAGATATGAGCAGGAGTACTGGAGGTGTTCGGTGGAGAAATGTGAAAGTAAACTTTGATAATGTTGCAATTGGTTACCTTTCTCTGCTTCAAGTG GCAACCTTTAAAGGATGGATGGAAATTATGTACGCTGCAGTTGATTCTACAGAAGTGA AGAAACAGCCCAAGTATGAAGACAACCTGTACATGTACCTATACTTTGTGGCCTTTATAGTCTTTGGATCATTTTTCACCCTAAACTTATTCATTGGTGTCATCATAGATAACTtcaaccaacaaaaaaagaag CTTGGAGGTCAAGATATTTTCATgacagaagaacaaaagaaatactACAATGCAATGAAGAAGCTGGGATCCAAGAAACCACAAAAACCTATACCTCGGCCAGTG AACAAATTGCAAGGTCTGATGTTTGATATTGTAACACAGCAAGCATTTGACATCACTGTTATGGTTCTAATCTGTCTTAACATGATCACAATGATGATAGAAACAGATGACCAGACTGAACtgatgcaaaatattttgtattggATTAACTTGGTCTTTGTTGTCATTTTCACTGGTGAATGtgtcttcaaaatattttcactccGTTATTATTACTTCACCATTGGCTGgaatatttttgattttgtgGTTGTTATTCTTTCAATAATAG GTATGTTTCTAGCTGAGGTGATTGAGAAGTACTTTGTATCACCCACTTTGTTCAGAGTTGTTCGACTTGCCAGAATTGGTCGAATCCTGCGCCTCATTAAAGGCGCCAAGGGAATCCGCactctgctttttgctttgaTGATGTCTCTTCCTGCTTTGTTCAACAttgggctgctgctcttcctggtCATGTTCATCTACGCAATATTTGGCATGTCCAACTTTGCCTATGTCAAGAAAGAAGATGGGATTGATGACATGTTCAACTTTGAAACATTTGGCAACAGCATGATCTGCCTGTTTCAGATCACCACGTCCGCTGGCTGGAATAATTTGCTCAACCCAATTCTGAACAGTGGGGAGCCAGACTGTAACCCTAACAAAACTCATCCAGGGAGCTCTGTGAAAGGTGACTGTGGTAACCCTTCtgttgggattttcttttttgtcagcTACATTATCATATCCTTTCTGGTAGTGGTGAACATGTACATTGCTGTGATTTTGGAGAACTTCAGTGTTGCTACTGAAGAAAGCGCTGAACCCTTGGGCGAGGATGACTTTGAGATGTTCTACGAGGTTTGGGAAAAATATGATCCTGGTGCAACACAATTCATAGAATACAGCAAACTGTCTGATTTTGCAGCTTCTCTAGATCCTCCTCTTCATataccaaaaccaaacaaagtcGAGCTTATTGCAATGGATCTACCTGTGGTGAGCGGTGACAGAATTCACTGCCTTGACATCTTGTTTGCTTTCACAAAGCGTGTGTTAGGGGAAAGTGGGGAGATGGACGCTCTCAGAATACAGATGGAAGATCGGTTTATGGCATCCAACCCTTCTAAAGCTTCCTATGAACCAATTACAACCACACTGAAACGAAAGCAGGAGGAAATTTCTGCCACTATCATTCAGCGTGCTTACAGACGTCATCTTCTAAGACAGTCGGTAAAGAAACTTTCATTTATGTATCAGAAAGATGGGGGTGATCAGCTTATCAAAAAAGATATGATTGTTGGTAAGCTGAGTGAAAACTCATCTCCAGAGAAAATGGATATGTCTGCATCCACCACAGCTCCGCCTTCCTATGATAGTGTCACgaaaccagaaaaagaaaaatatgaagatgACAAAtcagaaaaggaagacaaaggaaaagacagaagaggaaagaaaaagtaa